TAATAAGACTGGTTCAATGAAATGGAAGTTGAAGATCCACATCATATATTCTCCAGAAATCAGAGTACAAGAACCAATTCATGAGAACTTCAATATCATATTAATCAAGCATTTCTGATTAAAGAAACAACCAAGCTAACATGCTCCACTTCCATGGTATTTGCAGCCATGATTTCCATAAACCTATGAAACAAACGGTCCATGATATCTGCTCCAAAGTGACTCCCAATCATAGACTCATTGACTGCTCTCATAGCCTTCGCCATTTCTTTAGCTGTCAATGCTCTGTCATAGTTGATCCCTCCATTGACATAATCCCATGGTAATGCTACCACCTCGAGACGATCAACAGCGAACGACCCCTCTTTCTCTACCTCGGCTTGAATCTCTTCCGGGCAAGGTTCGTAATAAGGGGTGTAGTAGCCATCTAACATTTCCTCTTCAACCACCCCGTGCATTTAAAATGCACTGCTTCTTTGTTAGACATGGTTACATATTATGCTGATTGTTGCAAAAGAAGTTAAAACTTAAAGCTTATACCTTTGCAACCAAATCCTGAAATGCTTGACCTAGGTAGTCCCAAAGTAAACAGCTTTGGTCTGAGGTGGGATCTGGTGTTGTTCTGCCCCTTAATGTCAAAACCATGCGCCCTTTGGGAGCTATTTCTTCTGAGCGTAACTTCAGAAATAAAGTGAAATCCTTTCGGAATTGAGTCACGTAGGAATCTATCACGGCTGCTGGACTTGTCCTTGAGATGAAAATCTTCCCTTTGTTTATTACTGGATTTGCTTTGTCGACCAATTCCGGGGGCACC
This is a stretch of genomic DNA from Gossypium arboreum isolate Shixiya-1 chromosome 11, ASM2569848v2, whole genome shotgun sequence. It encodes these proteins:
- the LOC108472018 gene encoding LOW QUALITY PROTEIN: probable methyltransferase TCM_000168 (The sequence of the model RefSeq protein was modified relative to this genomic sequence to represent the inferred CDS: inserted 1 base in 1 codon), which produces MEPVLSMKGGTGEESYANNSKLQSTCLSLSMPVLKQAMLSFCCTDLLETITIADLGCASGPNTFIAVSEIISIMYKKCCELGRSPPEFQVFXNDLPGNDFNTIFQSLTAFQEKLQQENGPKFGPFFTAGVPGSFYGRLFPSKTLHFVHSFSSLHWLSQVPPELVDKANPVINKGKIFISRTSPAAVIDSYVTQFRKDFTLFLKLRSEEIAPKGRMVLTLRGRTTPDPTSDQSCLLWDYLGQAFQDLVAKGVVEEEMLDGYYTPYYEPCPEEIQAEVEKEGSFAVDRLEVVALPWDYVNGGINYDRALTAKEMAKAMRAVNESMIGSHFGADIMDRLFHRFMEIMAANTMEVEHVSLVVSLIRNA